The Xiphias gladius isolate SHS-SW01 ecotype Sanya breed wild chromosome 4, ASM1685928v1, whole genome shotgun sequence genome includes a window with the following:
- the zbtb1 gene encoding zinc finger and BTB domain-containing protein 1: MARPSHSDHVLQQLNNQREWGFLCDCLIAIGDIYFRAHKAVLAACSSYFRMMFIRDQQGAGRLDLSNMKISAECFDLILQLMYLGRIVVGTYEFDELKASMAYLQMYYIPDSLEDLRDIRSSNLTPSSSASSSSSSSSSSSTGPAGGKMMFGVRMYEQQRPAAPEAERIPKPVNSSAARPAVPATVTRPVVAEEVVNTPLTAAPPAVDGAVEQPCDLRKRSSGRSSALKDRPRFGRTYTCDDCGFVFSCEKLLIEHILTCTNRKAYHPPRGNVEGDNDSSKAESSASESTEEHRVLCKGEDDWPEAKANSDLSIRSVAAGTDGEPGSTRSISIKTEPEESMFPEIEVVRVGEHTAKDCSTRFNDVTRKDLLREKTGLDREPEPGVSGLENSSEPFEVHMSSSDDSGIPAKLRKVKDEKQDADCAPCELCGALLTEEDKSAHYLSNHMGHICACGRCGQVLIKGRQLQEHAERCGESHGGESDSHGEDEASLLEEPQGMEEGLLEATDLACPHCGLLFQNESLALEHALSCHDQELFRPVLLEEGAEPDHRRKHFCSICGKGFYQRCHLREHYTVHTKEKQFTCQTCGKQFLRERQLRLHTDMHKGMARYVCPVCDQGTFLKHDHVRHMISHLSAGETICQVCFQIFPGGEQLEKHMDVHLYICGVCGEKFRLRKDMRSHYNSKHTKRL; encoded by the coding sequence ATGGCGAGGCCGAGCCACAGCGATCACGTCCTCCAGCAGCTCAACAACCAGCGTGAGTGGGGCTTCCTGTGCGACTGCCTCATCGCCATCGGTGACATCTACTTCAGGGCGCACAAGGCCGTCCTGGCGGCCTGCAGTTCCTACTTCAGGATGATGTTCATCCGGGACCAGCAGGGGGCGGGCCGTCTGGACCTCAGCAACATGAAGATCAGCGCCGAGTGTTTCGACCTCATCCTGCAGCTCATGTACCTCGGGCGCATCGTCGTGGGGACCTACGAATTCGACGAGCTCAAGGCCTCAATGGCGTACCTGCAGATGTACTACATCCCTGACTCGCTGGAGGATCTCAGGGACATCAGGAGCTCCAACCTCACCCcgtcctcctcagcctcctcctcctccagttccTCCTCCAGTTCCTCCACCGGCCCCGCTGGCGGGAAAATGATGTTTGGAGTCCGCATGTACGAGCAGCAGAGGCCTGCCGCGCCGGAAGCGGAGCGTATACCGAAACCTGTCAACAGCAGCGCCGCACGTCCAGCTGTTCCGGCAACCGTCACAAGGCCGGTGGTGGCGGAGGAGGTGGTGAACACGCCTCTGACAGCAGCACCACCGGCCGTGGACGGGGCGGTCGAGCAGCCGTGTGACTTGAGAAAGAGGTCCAGCGGCAGAAGTTCAGCTCTCAAAGACCGCCCTCGGTTCGGCCGCACCTACACCTGCGACGACTGCGGCTTTGTGTTCAGTTGCGAAAAGCTTTTAATCGAGCACATCCTGACCTGCACTAACCGGAAGGCCTATCATCCACCGAGAGGTAACGTTGAAGGCGACAATGACTCGAGTAAGGCTGAAAGCTCCGCATCTGAGAGCACAGAGGAACACAGGGTCCTCTGTAAAGGCGAGGACGACTGGCCCGAGGCCAAGGCCAACTCTGACCTCTCCATCAGGTCGGTGGCAGCCGGGACAGACGGCGAGCCCGGGTCCACTAGGAGCATCTCCATCAAGACGGAACCGGAAGAAAGCATGTTCCCCGAGATTGAGGTGGTCCGAGTCGGTGAGCACACCGCCAAAGACTGTAGCACACGGTTCAATGACGTCACACGTAAAGACTTGCTGAGGGAGAAAACGGGATTGGACCGAGAACCAGAGCCCGGCGTCTCAGGTTTGGAGAACAGCAGCGAGCCTTTTGAAGTCCACATGTCCAGCAGCGATGATTCAGGGATTCCTGCGAAGCTTCGTAAAGTCAAAGACGAGAAGCAGGACGCCGACTGTGCCCCCTGTGAACTGTGTGGTGCTCTTTTAACGGAGGAGGACAAGTCAGCCCACTACCTGTCCAACCACATGGGCCACATATGTGCCTGTGGACGGTGTGGCCAGGTGCTGATCAAAGGTCGGCAGCTCCAGGAGCACGCGGAGCGCTGTGGAGAATCCCACGGCGGTGAGTCAGACTCACACGGGGAGGACGAGGCGTCCCTGCTTGAGGAGCCTCAGGGGATGGAGGAGGGCCTACTGGAGGCCACCGACCTAGCCTGCCCTCACTGCGGTCTGCTGTTCCAGAACGAGAGCTTGGCGCTGGAGCACGCCTTGTCCTGCCACGACCAGGAGCTGTTCCGCCCAGTGCTGCTGGAGGAAGGAGCAGAACCAGATCACCGTCGCAAACACTTCTGCAGCATCTGCGGCAAAGGCTTCTACCAGCGGTGCCACCTGCGGGAGCACTACACCGTCCACACCAAGGAGAAGCAGTTCACCTGCCAGACCTGCGGGAAGCAGTTCCTGCGGGAGCGCCAGCTCAGGCTGCACACTGACATGCACAAAGGCATGGCGCGCTACGTGTGCCCGGTCTGCGACCAGGGAACCTTCCTCAAACACGACCACGTCCGACACATGATCTCCCACCTGTCTGCTGGGGAAACCATCTGCCAGGTGTGTTTCCAGATCTTCCCTGGTGGAGAGCAGCTGGAGAAACACATGGACGTCCACCTGTACATCTGCGGCGTCTGTGGGGAGAAGTTCCGCCTCCGTAAAGACATGAGGAGCCACTATAACTCCAAGCACACCAAGAGACTATAG